A genomic window from Vigna radiata var. radiata cultivar VC1973A chromosome 2, Vradiata_ver6, whole genome shotgun sequence includes:
- the LOC106779184 gene encoding zinc finger CCCH domain-containing protein 53 isoform X1, translating into MDGYEATRIVFLRVQTLDPENASKIMGLLLLQDHGEKEMXXLAFGPEALVHSVIVKAXKELGLPLNSPPTPSTPPSPSPFLPRQNSTSSRLGGISLPPTLTIPNPSSTSSSWPTMSELQTPDSLMSPNNLVVGSSTSSSSLSFYANGGSDPIDDFQLQDQLSFLNDGSAPAHKNNPDLFYPCHSDLSSSPTAASDPTLFPSFDWGGSIHRRSCSVNDVCLGSEDSNSGLGWKPCLYFARGYCKNGTSCRFLHGGLGDADAAAPAAMVGSPSKLEMMEQCHELFRAKSSQQQRLAAASQFMATSTFPYSPKCMNLLLQQQQNDTQRAAALMMSEDLHKFGRSRLERNDFSLNSPGMVNPASRQIYLTFPADSTFREEDVSNYFSIYGPVQDVRIPYQQKRMFGFVTFVYPETVKLILSKGNPHFVCDARVLVKPYKEKGKVPDKYRKQQQVDRGDFSPSGTPTGLDARDQFDLQLGGRMFYNTQDMLWRRKLEEEADLQQALELQSRRLMGLQLLDIKKHHQRALSTGSPIPSPAHSLNMFNQNLVLPSFHNISEAPKENGSTSAPPSTASVSAGLQSVNVSVGKEVVINGENGLNEGNDKQNSGHEDIDLQECSEHNLPDSPFASPTKAAGDLMVSFSNGTVEAIDTDASGASVNSKFGTSALLPPASAIDMGTFKSYNCQIPRFPSGHGTFGMFPGTGGPIGI; encoded by the exons ATGGATGGTTACGAAGCTACACGAATTGTGTTCTTAAGGGTCCAAACTTTGGACCCAGAAAATGCTTCCAAAATCATGGGTTTGCTTCTGCTTCAAGACCATGGTGAAAAGGAAATGATNANATTAGCATTTGGTCCAGAAGCACTTGTTCACTCAGTGATTGTTAAAGCCNGCAAGGAGTTAGGTTTACCTTTGAACTCTCCGCCAACACCCTCCACTCCTCCTTCTCCTTCACCCTTCCTTCCGAGGCAGAACTCTACTTCTTCAAGGCTCGGTGGTATCAGCCTCCCTCCTACTCTCACCATTCCAAAcccttcttctacttcttcttcaTGGCCTACTATGTCTGAGCTTCAAACCCCTGATAGTTTGATGAGCCCCAACAATTTGGTTGTTGGCTCTTCTACTTCTTCATCCTCCTTATCCTTTTATGCAAATGGAGGTTCAGATCCGATTGATGACTTCCAACTTCAAGACCAGCTCTCTTTTCTGAATGATGGTTCTGCTCCTGCTCACAAAAACAACCCTGATTTGTTTTACCCTTGTCACTCGGACTTGTCTTCAAGTCCTACTGCTGCTTCTGACCCTACTCTCTTTCCTTCCTTCGATTGGGGAGGGTCTATTCACCGCAGGAGTTGTTCTGTCAATGATGTTTGTTTGGGCTCTGAGGACTCCAATTCCGGGTTGGGGTGGAAGCCTTGTCTTTACTTTGCTAGGGGATACTGTAAAAATGGCACTAGTTGCAGGTTCCTTCATGGTGGACTTGGAGATGCTGACGCTGCTGCTCCTGCTGCAATGGTTGGGTCTCCTAGCAAGCTTGAGATGATGGAGCAGTGCCATGAGCTTTTTAGAGCTAAGTCTTCACAACAGCAGAGACTGGCTGCTGCTTCTCAGTTCATGGCCACTTCTACTTTTCCATACAGCCCAAAGTGCATGAATTTGCTGTTGCAGCAGCAACAGAATGATACTCAAAG AGCTGCAGCTCTGATGATGAGTGAGGATTTGCATAAATTTGGACGATCCAGGCTTGAAAGAAATGATTTTTCTCTGAACAGTCCTGGAATGGTAAACCCAGCTTCCAGGCAGATCTACTTGACTTTCCCAGCAGATAGCACTTTCAGAGAGGAAGATGTTTCAAATTACTTCAG CATTTATGGCCCAGTCCAAGACGTGAGGATCCCATACCAGCAGAAGAGAATGTTTGGCTTTGTTACCTTTGTTTACCCGGAGACTGTGAAGCTTATTCTATCTAAAGGAAATCCTCATTTTGTGTGTGATGCTCGAGTGCTTGTTAAGCCTTACAAGGAGAAGGGCAAAGTCCCGGACAAGTACAG GAAGCAGCAGCAGGTAGATAGAGGGGATTTTTCACCAAGTGGTACTCCTACTGGACTAGATGCTAGAGACCAATTTGATCTTCAACTTG GAGGCAGAATGTTCTACAATACTCAAGACATGCTGTGGAGGAGGAAGCTGGAGGAGGAAGCTGATTTGCAGCAAGCTCTAGAGCTCCAAAGTAGGAGGCTAATGGGCCTGCAGCTTCTTGACATCAAGAAGCATCACCAGCGTGCACTCTCCACCGGAAGTCCAATTCCTTCCCCAGCACACTCTCTTAACATGTTCAACCAAAATCttgttcttccttcttttcACAATATTTCCGAGGCCCCAAAGG AGAATGGTTCAACTTCTGCTCCACCTAGTACTGCTTCAGTTTCTGCTGGTCTGCAATCTGTCAACGTTTCTGTTGGCAAGGAAGTGGTGATCAATGGCGAGAATGGATTGAATGAAGGCAATGACAAGCAGAACTCTGGTCATGAAGATATTGATTTGCAAGAATG CTCGGAGCATAATCTCCCTGATAGCCCTTTTGCTTCCCCAACAAAAGCTGCTGGAGACTTGATGGTTTCCTTCTCTAATGGAACTGTTGAGGCCATTGACACAGATGCCTCGGGTGCATCTGTCAACTCCAAATTTGGTACTAGTGCATTGCTTCCACCAGCATCTGCAATTGACATGGGGACTTTCAAATCCTATAACTGTCAAATACCAAG GTTCCCTTCTGGCCATGGAACTTTTGGGATGTTCCCGGGCACGGGTGGCCCGATTGGCATTTAG
- the LOC106779184 gene encoding zinc finger CCCH domain-containing protein 53 isoform X2, producing MDGYEATRIVFLRVQTLDPENASKIMGLLLLQDHGEKEMXXLAFGPEALVHSVIVKAXKELGLPLNSPPTPSTPPSPSPFLPRQNSTSSRLGGISLPPTLTIPNPSSTSSSWPTMSELQTPDSLMSPNNLVVGSSTSSSSLSFYANGGSDPIDDFQLQDQLSFLNDGSAPAHKNNPDLFYPCHSDLSSSPTAASDPTLFPSFDWGGSIHRRSCSVNDVCLGSEDSNSGLGWKPCLYFARGYCKNGTSCRFLHGGLGDADAAAPAAMVGSPSKLEMMEQCHELFRAKSSQQQRLAAASQFMATSTFPYSPKCMNLLLQQQQNDTQRAAALMMSEDLHKFGRSRLERNDFSLNSPGMVNPASRQIYLTFPADSTFREEDVSNYFSIYGPVQDVRIPYQQKRMFGFVTFVYPETVKLILSKGNPHFVCDARVLVKPYKEKGKVPDKKQQQVDRGDFSPSGTPTGLDARDQFDLQLGGRMFYNTQDMLWRRKLEEEADLQQALELQSRRLMGLQLLDIKKHHQRALSTGSPIPSPAHSLNMFNQNLVLPSFHNISEAPKENGSTSAPPSTASVSAGLQSVNVSVGKEVVINGENGLNEGNDKQNSGHEDIDLQECSEHNLPDSPFASPTKAAGDLMVSFSNGTVEAIDTDASGASVNSKFGTSALLPPASAIDMGTFKSYNCQIPRFPSGHGTFGMFPGTGGPIGI from the exons ATGGATGGTTACGAAGCTACACGAATTGTGTTCTTAAGGGTCCAAACTTTGGACCCAGAAAATGCTTCCAAAATCATGGGTTTGCTTCTGCTTCAAGACCATGGTGAAAAGGAAATGATNANATTAGCATTTGGTCCAGAAGCACTTGTTCACTCAGTGATTGTTAAAGCCNGCAAGGAGTTAGGTTTACCTTTGAACTCTCCGCCAACACCCTCCACTCCTCCTTCTCCTTCACCCTTCCTTCCGAGGCAGAACTCTACTTCTTCAAGGCTCGGTGGTATCAGCCTCCCTCCTACTCTCACCATTCCAAAcccttcttctacttcttcttcaTGGCCTACTATGTCTGAGCTTCAAACCCCTGATAGTTTGATGAGCCCCAACAATTTGGTTGTTGGCTCTTCTACTTCTTCATCCTCCTTATCCTTTTATGCAAATGGAGGTTCAGATCCGATTGATGACTTCCAACTTCAAGACCAGCTCTCTTTTCTGAATGATGGTTCTGCTCCTGCTCACAAAAACAACCCTGATTTGTTTTACCCTTGTCACTCGGACTTGTCTTCAAGTCCTACTGCTGCTTCTGACCCTACTCTCTTTCCTTCCTTCGATTGGGGAGGGTCTATTCACCGCAGGAGTTGTTCTGTCAATGATGTTTGTTTGGGCTCTGAGGACTCCAATTCCGGGTTGGGGTGGAAGCCTTGTCTTTACTTTGCTAGGGGATACTGTAAAAATGGCACTAGTTGCAGGTTCCTTCATGGTGGACTTGGAGATGCTGACGCTGCTGCTCCTGCTGCAATGGTTGGGTCTCCTAGCAAGCTTGAGATGATGGAGCAGTGCCATGAGCTTTTTAGAGCTAAGTCTTCACAACAGCAGAGACTGGCTGCTGCTTCTCAGTTCATGGCCACTTCTACTTTTCCATACAGCCCAAAGTGCATGAATTTGCTGTTGCAGCAGCAACAGAATGATACTCAAAG AGCTGCAGCTCTGATGATGAGTGAGGATTTGCATAAATTTGGACGATCCAGGCTTGAAAGAAATGATTTTTCTCTGAACAGTCCTGGAATGGTAAACCCAGCTTCCAGGCAGATCTACTTGACTTTCCCAGCAGATAGCACTTTCAGAGAGGAAGATGTTTCAAATTACTTCAG CATTTATGGCCCAGTCCAAGACGTGAGGATCCCATACCAGCAGAAGAGAATGTTTGGCTTTGTTACCTTTGTTTACCCGGAGACTGTGAAGCTTATTCTATCTAAAGGAAATCCTCATTTTGTGTGTGATGCTCGAGTGCTTGTTAAGCCTTACAAGGAGAAGGGCAAAGTCCCGGACAA GAAGCAGCAGCAGGTAGATAGAGGGGATTTTTCACCAAGTGGTACTCCTACTGGACTAGATGCTAGAGACCAATTTGATCTTCAACTTG GAGGCAGAATGTTCTACAATACTCAAGACATGCTGTGGAGGAGGAAGCTGGAGGAGGAAGCTGATTTGCAGCAAGCTCTAGAGCTCCAAAGTAGGAGGCTAATGGGCCTGCAGCTTCTTGACATCAAGAAGCATCACCAGCGTGCACTCTCCACCGGAAGTCCAATTCCTTCCCCAGCACACTCTCTTAACATGTTCAACCAAAATCttgttcttccttcttttcACAATATTTCCGAGGCCCCAAAGG AGAATGGTTCAACTTCTGCTCCACCTAGTACTGCTTCAGTTTCTGCTGGTCTGCAATCTGTCAACGTTTCTGTTGGCAAGGAAGTGGTGATCAATGGCGAGAATGGATTGAATGAAGGCAATGACAAGCAGAACTCTGGTCATGAAGATATTGATTTGCAAGAATG CTCGGAGCATAATCTCCCTGATAGCCCTTTTGCTTCCCCAACAAAAGCTGCTGGAGACTTGATGGTTTCCTTCTCTAATGGAACTGTTGAGGCCATTGACACAGATGCCTCGGGTGCATCTGTCAACTCCAAATTTGGTACTAGTGCATTGCTTCCACCAGCATCTGCAATTGACATGGGGACTTTCAAATCCTATAACTGTCAAATACCAAG GTTCCCTTCTGGCCATGGAACTTTTGGGATGTTCCCGGGCACGGGTGGCCCGATTGGCATTTAG